DNA sequence from the bacterium genome:
AAGCGAACTAATCGGTTTTCTGCAATCGGAACAACGTCCGACAATGGTTGACGAGATGATCGAAAGCGGGCGCTGCAAACTTTCTCAGCAGGAGATCGATTGGCTGCGCAACAATAAAATCGCGCTCATCGTTCCGCTGGTCGTGCAGTCGCGATTAACTGGATTCCTCGGATTGGGATTCAAAACAAGTCAACAGGATTTCACTCCCAACGATATGACCATACTCTCTTCTTTGGGAGCACAAATTGCGATGGCAAACGAAAACCTGCGGTTGTTGGAAGAGAATGTCGAGAAACGCCGGTTAGAAGAACAAATGCGGATTGCCCGAACAATCCAGTCGGGCTTTCTGCCACAAACAATTCCCATCGTTCCGGGTATTGAAATCGCAGGAATGACCAAGTTTTGTCTCGATGTCGCGGGTGATTATTACGATATCATCCCCTTGGAAGACGGCAGAACGGTACTAACAGTTGGCGATGTGATGGGAAAGGGTGCCGGGGCGGCTTTGCTCATGGCGAACTTGCAGGCGTCGCTCCGTACCGCCGTTGGCGGTTCGATTTCGCTCAGTGAAATGGTATTCCGGATCAATGAGTTAATTTATCGCAATACACCTCCAGAACAATTCATCACTTTCTTTGTCGGGTTGTTCGATCCAGCCAATAAACAACTCGCCTATGTGAATGCAGGACACAATCCTCCTTTCGTTATCCGAGATGGTAAGAAGTATTCCGAACTAACCGAAGGTGGTCCTTTGTTAGGAGTCATTCCCGGGGTTCACTATCAACAAGGAGAATATGCACTCGTTTCCGGTGATGTGGTTCTGCTGTTCACCGATGGTGTTACCGAGGCGATGAATTCCTCCACCGAAGAATTTGGTGAACAGCGATTAACCGAAGTCGTAGTCAATGGACATGACAATCCGGCAAATGATGTGCTCATCAGTATTGAGAAAGCAGTCACTGAGTTTCATGGCTCGAGCAGTTTCGAAGATGATTTCACGTTACTGTTGGTGAGGGTCACCTAACAATTTCTTTACGAATCGAATTGTGCGATGAGCGGTTCACAACAGAATCCGACCGAAGCGTGGTACCGCGCAAAGCGGGAAGAAATGGTACGCACACAACTTGTTGCCCGGGGAATTCACGATCCATCGGTGCTACGAGCGATGCAGGAAGTGCCGCGCCAGCGGTTTGTTCCCGAAATGATCCGTAATGAAGCATACGACGATTCACCGCTGGTTATAGGATACCACCAGACGATATCGCAACCATTCATCGTTGCCTACATGCTCGAACAACTTCACCTGAATTCAACCGAACGGGTCTTGGAAATCGGATTGGGTAGCGGTTATCAAGCCGCCGTTCTATCGCGTATCGTGCACGAAGTTTACGCACTGGAAATAATCCCGGAATTAGCAAAATTGGCGAGTCAAACGCTTAGGGAATTGGGTTTCGCTAATGTTCATACCGACTGTCGAAACGGTTGGGAAGGTTGGCGAGAACACGCTCCGTTCGATGCTATCATTGTTGCTGCTGCCGCCGAGAGACTCCCGGAAACTCTCCTCGATCAATTGGCGGAGGGAGGTCGGATGATTCTTCCGATAGGTGATTCCCGGACTTCGCAAGTCTTACGTTTCCTCCAAAAGAAAGCGGGAAGTGTAATCGAGCAAACTGGGATAGCAGTCATGTTTGTTCCCCTTATCGATCCGAGGGAATAGCAACAAATTGCAATTGATCTGTTTTTCTATTTAATTGCATTTGGGTTAGGAAATTTGATATATAGTGGCAAGACTAATTATGAGGTGGAAAATGGTTCGATACGTTGTGATGATTAGTATGCTCTTATCAGCGATTCCGGTTTTTGGCATACCGTTCGGTGTGGAAATGAGTTCGTACCGGGAAAGTGATTTTGGTGCGATTCCGGTATATCGAAGCGGAATTGCGTTACCGCAAGGGACACTAATTCAAGTAATCAGGGATGGTGGCAACCAGATGATTGATGCCCCCAGCGCAACCGGACTCCCCGGCGGCGACGACATCCATTGTGCAATTTTCACGATTGGGCATGGAACTGACACGGTTGGTACTTTTTCGATTTTGGTCACTGCATTTACGGATTCGGCGGATCGACTTCTTCCCCAGTATCTAATTTCGGGAGATCGGTTTTATCTTCGGATTTGGTGTAATGAAACCGTATCGATTCCGGTTACTCCCGAATCCAATTTCGTTGGTTGCTACTGGTCGAATACGAGCTTCTTTACTTGTCCTCCCTTTGA
Encoded proteins:
- a CDS encoding protein-L-isoaspartate(D-aspartate) O-methyltransferase produces the protein MSGSQQNPTEAWYRAKREEMVRTQLVARGIHDPSVLRAMQEVPRQRFVPEMIRNEAYDDSPLVIGYHQTISQPFIVAYMLEQLHLNSTERVLEIGLGSGYQAAVLSRIVHEVYALEIIPELAKLASQTLRELGFANVHTDCRNGWEGWREHAPFDAIIVAAAAERLPETLLDQLAEGGRMILPIGDSRTSQVLRFLQKKAGSVIEQTGIAVMFVPLIDPRE
- a CDS encoding T9SS type A sorting domain-containing protein is translated as MVRYVVMISMLLSAIPVFGIPFGVEMSSYRESDFGAIPVYRSGIALPQGTLIQVIRDGGNQMIDAPSATGLPGGDDIHCAIFTIGHGTDTVGTFSILVTAFTDSADRLLPQYLISGDRFYLRIWCNETVSIPVTPESNFVGCYWSNTSFFTCPPFEASWFDIQVLPNSQNPVWTLLQGSAAPESEAIVPTLFSLTASPNPFNATTTIRFNLPQASLVQLQIVNALGQTVAPIIHQQWYSVGMHLIQWDAGHFPAGIYIARCQSTFGTQQTKLVLLK